DNA sequence from the Syngnathus acus chromosome 5, fSynAcu1.2, whole genome shotgun sequence genome:
TGTTTAATGACACATTTGAAATCTGTATGTCTCTACACAGGCTCGAAATGCTGAGAAGGCCATGTGAGTAGGcatgcacgcgcacgcacgcacacacacaaacaaatgatgtGTCCAGTTGTTGGAGCCGCTCGAGTTCTACGGCAACCAAGACCTtagaacaaaatgtaaaagtaaAGCGAGAGTCGGTGAGAAATGTGATCATGTCAATTGTGCAGTGTCAAGAAGTCTCGGGAAGGTTCAAGTGTGCGCTAATGCTCATCAACAATCGTTCTGCAAATACcgcagtttttgtttttttattaccatgGTCGTCCGTCCGGGATGCTCTTTAGTTGGTCAAAGGCAGGTAGGTGGAGGTCGTCGGTGGTTATGCTGACGACCGCAGGCGTCAATGTGCCCTTTTTCAAAATGCGCTGCAACGTCGTCAAATGCTCAACCTGCTGCCGGTGTCATCGCGGCCTTGATATTTTCCTTTGTTTCAGGACGGCCTTGGCTCGCTTCCGACAAGCTCAGCTGGAGGGAGGAAAAGTCAAGGTTGGTTGCATCTCATACACTGGACCTCCACGCGCCTTTACCTGGCTTTACCCTTAAggataattgtgtgtgtgtgtgtgtgtgtgtgtgtgtgtgtgtgtgtgtgtgtgtgtgtgtgtgtgtgtgtgcgcgcaggaGCGTCGACCTTTCCTGGCGTCCGAGTGCAACGATCTTCCCAAAGCGGAGAAGTGGAGGAGACAGGTAGGTGCACCCGCTCGCCTTTTGGTGCACGACTGAACGCCGGCTCCACGGCATCCGCTTCTAACGTGTCTGTTTGCGAGCGTCTTTCAGATCATCAGTGAGGTTGCCAAAAAAGTGGCTCAGATTCAAAACGGTCAGTCCGAGCACCAGCGGGACCGGCCCAGCTGTCTGTCTGAcatgtctttgtctttttgtgcgTACACAGCGGGTCTGGGCGAGTTCAAGATTCGAGATCTGAACGACGAGATCAACAAGCTGCTAAGGGAAAAACGGCACTGGGAATATCGCATTCGAGAGCTGGGAGGCTCGGACTATAAGGTCGGCACCTATGCCGCATGTGCCCTTGAATGGCGCCCCTGTCCAGCGTACCTCACGGCCAGTGTCTGTcggtctgtctctctctgtgtctgtctgtgtgtgttgcagcGCTTTGGGCCCAGGATGCTGGATCACGAGGGCCGGGCAGTTCCTGGCAATCGTGGCTACAAATACTTTGGGGCAGCCAGAGATCTGCCCGGAGTACGAGAACTCTTTGAGAAAGAACGTAAGTACATGCCCTCGCACTTCCATGCTAGCCCGATGTGATGTACAGCTCACATGCTCAAATGCAAATGCTCatttaggtgtgtgtgtgtgtgtgtgtgtttgcgcgcacatgcgtgtgtgtgtgtgtgtgcgcatgtgttgggtgtggtgtgtgtgtcgcGTGTGCGGCCAGCTGCTCCCGAGCTACGCAAGACTCGCGGTGAGCTGATGAAGGACGTGGACGCTGAGTACTATGGCTACCGAGACGAAGACGACGGCGTCCTGGTTCCGATGGAAATCCTACACAAGAAGCGAGGTGGCTGTCActtggcagttttttttccaaacgcATGTATTCGGCCCCACTTAGAATGTGTGTACTTGTGTGCTTGTAGCCGTGGCCGAGGCGATACACAAGTGGAGGGTGGATTGCCAATGTCTCCCTTCAGGGGACAACAAAGTGCCGGAAGACAACGAGGACGACGAGCCCAGCATCTATTGCGTCAACAACCGCCAGGTCTCCACGCACGCAGCAGCTCAAACATAAACATGACGCCCCCTGCTGGTTATGTCAAGCATAACCAGGCGCGtgcctgtttgttttgtgggCCTTTGTGCGCCAGCCAGAGGACGACGAGCACGACCAGGAGACTCTGGAGGAAGGCGAGGGGGCCGTGGCCTTCTTCGCACACGTCCCCGTTCCCTCGCAAAAAGAGGTaacgcacacgcacgtgcacgcATGCAACACGTAGCAAAACGCGCAAATGGTGCGTGCGCTCACCTTGATTGTATGCCTGTGCAACAGGTGGAGGAGGCTCTGGTTTGCcggaagaagatggagctGCTGCAGCGGTATGCCAGTGAAACTTTGCAGCAGCAAAGTCAGGAAGCCAGAACGTTGCTGGGACTGTGACATGCGCACCTCCCCCACACTCGCCTGTCTCATAGCGGTGGTCTTTATTTGCAGAACGTTCtcaatttgaatgttttttatttttccccacaaTAAAATTTGTTCTTCAGAAAGCGATTGAGTGCAGACGAGCGTCCTGTCGCCACTTGCCGTGGAGTGAAAATTGCATCATCAGAGTGCCAGCAGTGGACCGCGGCGAGGTCATTTTTGGTCATCCACGGTGAGCGCTGACGGTACGGCTGGACTTTGCCGCCTCATTGCGATTCCCCAAAGGCAAGATTAATCAAAATGGCAGCCATGGTCAGACGAGCGCGACGTCCAGAATGTATCGTCGAACTTTACCTCGCCTTTGCGGTCGGGCCTCAAGTAGACAGTTGAGCAGTCATCGAAGTCAAGTTGCTTTTTTTGCCCTTAATCACATAAACATCTCAAAGGGCTTCTCATGCCCACAGCTGACAAAAAATGGCAACGTTGGGGCTCTCCCGAGTAGCCGACGTGCTAACGGGATTTCCAACGGGAACCGACAACTGGGCTAGCATGCAGGTCGCTTGGTTGCGGCATGAGCAGCGGGGCATGTGACGGGTCGCGCATGTGACTGGTCACCCATGTGACGGGTTGCGCATGTGACAGGTCGCATGTGAGGCGGTGATCTAACCCAAGTCAGCAGCAGTCAATCAGACACAAGCAACCTTTTGTCAGCACTGGCAAATCGGGCCAAGGGCGGTGAATGGGCGTCACGTGCTATGCTGTGAAATCCCCATCTAGCATCTTAAGACATTATTTCCTCAGCACTCTGATTGACTGTTGTGcggtagccccgcccccaggtgatga
Encoded proteins:
- the isy1 gene encoding pre-mRNA-splicing factor ISY1 homolog; the protein is MARNAEKAMTALARFRQAQLEGGKVKERRPFLASECNDLPKAEKWRRQIISEVAKKVAQIQNAGLGEFKIRDLNDEINKLLREKRHWEYRIRELGGSDYKRFGPRMLDHEGRAVPGNRGYKYFGAARDLPGVRELFEKEPAPELRKTRGELMKDVDAEYYGYRDEDDGVLVPMEILHKKRAVAEAIHKWRVDCQCLPSGDNKVPEDNEDDEPSIYCVNNRQPEDDEHDQETLEEGEGAVAFFAHVPVPSQKEVEEALVCRKKMELLQRYASETLQQQSQEARTLLGL